In Aquiflexum balticum DSM 16537, a single genomic region encodes these proteins:
- a CDS encoding DUF6364 family protein — MKKRLNITIEEKLLNKIKKYAIEQETSLSNLVEEHFEEMLKPKRKLTKKIGLVEFKESLPPSKKEFPQDWDWKKEYRM; from the coding sequence ATGAAAAAACGCCTCAATATCACCATAGAAGAAAAGCTCTTAAATAAAATTAAAAAATATGCTATAGAGCAAGAAACAAGCCTTTCCAACTTGGTTGAGGAACATTTTGAAGAAATGCTAAAGCCAAAAAGAAAATTGACAAAGAAAATTGGATTAGTTGAATTTAAGGAATCATTGCCTCCTTCCAAAAAAGAATTTCCTCAGGATTGGGATTGGAAAAAAGAATATCGTATGTGA